A single Anopheles funestus chromosome 2RL, idAnoFuneDA-416_04, whole genome shotgun sequence DNA region contains:
- the LOC125774971 gene encoding general odorant-binding protein 45-like → MVSTRLCVGALVSLWLTGAFAFIEHGTIEKSLVQAQHECVTYLNLPKHRLYQYLVYNYSNDAKTKLMIRCVGLLLHWWNSDGALNKHVIEQYFLPDVGDTTYPERTAACVENKAPEGDELCSRAFETFQCYLQQYGELINCPKVVPLSDERLAEAMHFCLDVLSVSLPYFENCTNSAELFLSTDQSRCLLRCFVIRAGLYSDQHGPFAERFKLQFGPPKLDVFDNDLEGDYCVIRLRREGYDECSLAARSLYECYYFADTLLPTFLRIIPLLKLVMLPESEDLDEEQEMETSYCSANKIKQCQ, encoded by the coding sequence ATGGTTTCCACACGGTTGTGCGTCGGTGCGCTAGTGTCGCTATGGTTGACTGGTGCTTTTGCCTTCATCGAACACGGTACGATCGAAAAAAGTCTTGTCCAGGCACAGCATGAGTGTGTTACGTATCTTAATCTTCCGAAGCACCGTCTGTACCAGTACCTGGTGTATAATTATTCAAACGACgctaaaactaaactaatgaTCCGCTGCGTCGGTTTACTGCTGCATTGGTGGAACTCGGATGGAGCACTAAACAAGCATGTTATAGAGCAGTATTTCCTACCGGACGTTGGTGACACGACGTATCCTGAGCGAACGGCCGCCTGTGTCGAGAATAAAGCACCGGAAGGTGATGAACTATGTAGCAGAGCGTTCGAAACGTTCCAGTGCTATCTACAGCAGTATGGTGAGCTCATTAACTGTCCCAAGGTCGTACCTCTGAGTGATGAGCGGCTTGCCGAAGCCATGCACTTCTGTCTGGATGTGTTGAGTGTGTCGTTGCCCTACTTCGAGAACTGTACCAACTCAGCAGAGTTATTCCTAAGTACCGATCAATCGCGCTGTCTGCTGCGATGTTTTGTCATCCGAGCGGGACTTTATTCGGACCAACATGGACCATTTGCGGAACGATTCAAGCTACAGTTCGGTCCGCCCAAGCTGGACGTGTTCGACAACGATCTGGAAGGAGACTATTGTGTAATTCGACTACGTCGCGAAGGATATGATGAATGTTCCCTGGCGGCACGGTCTCTTTACGAGTGTTACTACTTTGCGGATACTCTGCTGCCTACATTTCTGCGCATTATACCGCTTTTGAAGCTAGTCATGTTGCCTGAATCGGAGGACCTAGACGAAGAACAAGAGATGGAGACTAGTTATTGttcagcaaacaaaataaaacaatgccAATAG